The Neomonachus schauinslandi chromosome 4, ASM220157v2, whole genome shotgun sequence genome includes a region encoding these proteins:
- the TCEA3 gene encoding transcription elongation factor A protein 3, whose amino-acid sequence MGQEEELLRIARKLEKMVARKNTEGALDLLKKLNSCQMSIQLLQTTRIGVAVNGVRKHCSDKEVVSLAKVLIKNWKRLLDSPGPPKGEKGEERDKAKKEKGINYSDWKPETGLSPPRKKRGEEPKDRTDSVDSKSSTSSSPKRPPMERSNSSKSRAETPKTPSSPLTPTFAPAVCLLAPCYLTGDSVRDKCVEMLSAALKAEDDYKDYGVNCDKMASEIEDHIYQELKSTDMKYRNRVRSRISNLKDPRNPSLRRNVLSGAISAGLIARMTAEEMASDELRELRNAMTQEAIREHQMAKTGGTTTDLFQCSKCKKKNCTYNQVQTRSADEPMTTFVLCNECGNRWKFC is encoded by the exons ATGGGCCAGGAAGAGGAGCTGCTGAGGATCGCCAGAAAGCTGGAGAAGATGGTGGCCAGGAAGAACACG GAAGGAGCCCTCGACCTTCTGAAGAAGCTGAATAGCTGTCAGATGTCCATCCAGCTACTccag ACCACCAGGATTGGAGTCGCCGTCAATGGGGTCCGCAAGCACTGCTCAGACAAGGAGGTGGTGTCCTTGGCCAAAGTCCTCATCAAAAACTGGAAGCGGCTGCTGG ACTCCCCTGGACCCcccaaaggagaaaaaggagaggagagagacaaagcaaagaaggaaaaagggatcAACTACTCTGACTGGAAGCCAGAGACAGGGCTTTCTCCACCGAGGAAAAAACGAGGCGAAGAGCCCAAAGACAG gaCAGACTCTGTGGACTCCAAGTCTTCAACCAGCTCCTCTCCAAAAAGGCCACCGATGGAAAG ATCAAACAGCAGCAAATCAAGAGCAGAGACCCCCAAAACACCCAGCAGCCCCTTGACCCCCACCTTTGCCCCTGCTGTCTGCCTCCTGGCACCCTGCTATCTCACAGGGGACTCTGTGCGGGACAAGTGTGTGGAGATGCTCTCAGCAGCCTTGAAGGCCGAAG ACGATTACAAGGACTATGGAGTCAACTGTGACAAGATGGCGTCGGAAATTGAAGATC ATATCTACCAGGAGCTCAAGAGCACGGACATGAAGTACCGGAACCGGGTGCGCAGCCGAATCAGCAACCTCAAGGACCCCAGGAACCCCAGCCTGAGGAGGAATGTGCTCAGCGGGGCCATTTCTGCTGGGCTCATTGCCAGGATGACGGCAGAG GAAATGGCCAGCGATGAGCTGAGGGAACTGAGGAACGCCATGACCCAGGAGGCAATCCGTGAGCACCAGATGGCCAAGACAGGCGGCACCACCACTGACCTTTTCCAGTGCAGCAAATGCAAGAAGAAGAACTGTACCTATAACCAG gtgcAGACACGCAGTGCTGATGAGCCCATGACTACCTTTGTCTTATGCAATGAATGTGGCAATCGCTGGAAG TTCTGCTGA